One window of the Marinilactibacillus sp. Marseille-P9653 genome contains the following:
- the gcvPB gene encoding aminomethyl-transferring glycine dehydrogenase subunit GcvPB: MIEAQTKLIFEQSKPGRRAYSLPENDVESFDLSEQLPEHLTRKEAAELPEVSELQLMRHYTALANKNFGIETGFYPLGSCTMKYNPKINEDVARYEGFTAIHPLQDPATTQGALQLMYELQEDLKQVTGMDEICLQPAAGAQGEWAGLLVFKAYHQSKGEGDQRRKILVPDSAHGTNPASAAVAGYDVVEIKSSEKGTVGVEALKSALGPDTAGLMLTNPNTLGLFEVDIVEIAKIVHEAGGLLYYDGANANAILGKSTPGEMGFDVVHLNLHKSFSTPHGGGGPGSGPIGVKAALSPFLPNPRIEKEANQYILNTNYPDSIGRVKGYFGNFGVNVRAYAYIRSMGAQGLQKVSEDAVLHANYLKARLADHYDTPFKQHCKHEFVLSGLRQKKQGVRTLDIAKRLLDYGFYAPTVYFPLIVEECIMIEPTDTEAKETLDEFADAMIAIAKEVEEQPELLHEAPTTKAVRRLDEVLAARKPKVVYQK, from the coding sequence ATGATAGAAGCACAGACAAAACTGATTTTCGAACAGTCAAAACCAGGACGTAGAGCTTACAGTTTACCGGAAAATGATGTAGAATCTTTTGACTTATCCGAACAGTTACCAGAGCATTTAACTAGAAAAGAGGCAGCTGAACTACCAGAAGTCTCTGAACTACAATTAATGCGTCACTACACTGCATTGGCAAATAAAAACTTTGGAATCGAAACGGGCTTCTATCCACTCGGTTCTTGTACAATGAAATATAATCCAAAAATCAATGAAGATGTAGCCCGTTATGAAGGGTTTACGGCTATTCATCCTTTACAAGATCCTGCTACAACTCAAGGGGCTCTTCAGTTAATGTACGAATTGCAAGAAGATTTAAAGCAAGTCACAGGCATGGATGAAATCTGTCTTCAACCAGCAGCTGGAGCTCAAGGGGAATGGGCAGGCTTATTGGTTTTTAAAGCCTATCACCAGTCCAAAGGTGAAGGTGATCAAAGAAGAAAGATTCTCGTTCCAGATTCAGCACATGGTACAAATCCGGCAAGTGCAGCAGTAGCCGGCTATGATGTAGTGGAAATCAAGTCCAGTGAAAAAGGGACAGTAGGTGTTGAAGCGCTTAAGTCTGCACTAGGACCGGATACAGCTGGATTAATGCTAACAAACCCTAATACACTAGGATTATTTGAAGTGGACATTGTCGAAATCGCAAAAATCGTGCATGAGGCGGGAGGCCTGCTTTATTACGATGGGGCTAACGCAAATGCGATACTTGGGAAATCGACTCCTGGAGAAATGGGCTTTGATGTGGTTCACTTGAATTTGCATAAATCCTTCAGTACACCTCATGGTGGCGGTGGACCAGGATCAGGACCAATCGGTGTTAAAGCGGCTCTTTCACCATTTTTACCAAATCCTAGAATTGAAAAAGAAGCGAATCAATATATTTTAAACACAAATTATCCAGATTCTATCGGTCGAGTAAAAGGCTACTTCGGTAACTTTGGTGTTAACGTGAGAGCGTATGCTTATATCCGTTCTATGGGCGCACAGGGTCTTCAGAAAGTATCAGAAGATGCCGTGCTTCATGCGAACTATTTGAAAGCTAGACTTGCAGATCATTACGACACACCGTTCAAGCAGCACTGCAAGCATGAATTTGTTTTAAGTGGCTTGCGTCAGAAAAAACAAGGTGTTAGAACATTAGATATTGCCAAAAGATTATTGGATTATGGTTTTTATGCCCCCACTGTTTATTTCCCGCTGATTGTTGAAGAGTGCATTATGATTGAACCAACGGATACAGAAGCGAAAGAGACGTTGGATGAATTTGCAGATGCGATGATTGCCATTGCAAAAGAAGTTGAAGAACAACCAGAATTACTTCATGAAGCACCCACTACAAAAGCTGTCAGAAGATTAGACGAAGTGCTTGCTGCTAGAAAACCAAAAGTCGTTTACCAGAAATAA